In Pectobacterium actinidiae, the DNA window TCTGTCCGCTGCGATCGAACGACGGCTGACGGGAATTCAGCGCCACAATCCCGCCCGGAGAAGAACGCCCGTAGAGTACGGACGCCGGGCCTCTGACCACTTCAATGCTGTCAAGGAACCAGGGATCGATAACCAGTGAGCTATGGGAGTTGGTATCGCCCATCATTTTCAGCCCGTCGAGATAGACGTTATCAAGACTGCCATCGGAAAAGCCGCGCAGTACCATGTAGTCAAAGCGGTTGGACGCGCCGATTTGGTTGTTATACACGCCCGGCGTATAGCCGACCGCCTGACGAACGCTGGTCGCCCCCTGCTCCTGAATCTGGTCACGTGTAATGATAGAAACAGCCTGAGGAGTCTCAATATCGGGCGTTTCCAGCTTGGTTGCACCACGTTGTGTTTGAGACGTCACGACTAGCGTATCGCCCTGAGAAGAAGATGGCGTCTCCTGCGCGAATGCCGACACCGTCAATCCACTGGTGAAACAGCCAACCACCAGCGCCAGCCGCGTTTTTCTGAACATGGGAATCTCCACAGACTTTATTATTGTAAATAAGAATTATTACCGTTTTCTGTCTGGCGGTAGCTATGCGCAGTGACAACTTATGTATGCGTAATGACAAAACGGGAACTCCGCGAGAAAACGCCAGACGAGCGGCACGGCAGAAAAGTCAGGAGTAAAGGGTTCATGGGTTGGAAGGAAACGTTAGCTGACCATACGCGCATCGCTCGGCGCCATACCGTAACGTCGCCGGAAAGCGGTGGCAAAGTTGGTCGCGTGCTGGTAGCCCGACATCCAGGCCGCCTGCTGAACGCTGTATCCCTGTACCAGATAGCGTCGGGCCAGTTCCAGCCGACAATCGCGCAGATAGTCAAAGACCGAATGACCATACGCCTGACGAAATTTGGTACGCAGGCTGCTGGGGCTCATCGCGGCCATCTGCGCCAGTTCATTGAGGGTGTACTCTTTTTCAGGCTGTTGCGCCAGAAGCCGCCGAACGTTCTCCAGTCGCTCCTGTTCGCCACGCGGGGGCAATACGCGCCGTTCTCCCCCACGTTGCCCGAATGACAGACCTTGCCCTAACAACTGTAGCATCACCCCTTCCAGCATCAGCTGGCGCGATAATCCCGGCTCGGTATTTTCCAGTGCGTGCTGCAATCCGGATAATAAATAGCCGGGAACCTGCCATAAAAACGTCGGATTACCGCCCTGTTCCCATTCGTTCAGCAACGAGCCCAACAGCGGATCCAAAGCGAAAGTGGTGGGGAAAATACCCAGCGACACGGTGCGAAGGTGACAGTCCGCAAGATGGCTGGCGTTCATGATTAACGGGTCACCCAATCGGGTGCTGAATGCCATACCTGAGCGCACGACAAACTCCTTGCCGTTCAGGCGCAACGCGACACGACCTTCCAGCACCACCAGTGTATAGAACGGACAGCAGTGCAAAGACGTCGATTCGTAAGGCTGCAACACGCGCACATTAGAATTCGTCAGGCAAATCCCGGAGGACAGCGTCATCTCTTCGACATCACCCTGCACCACGATACGTTTTTCTTTCGTGCGATCGCGGCAAGACGACAGCTGCGGGAAGTGGTAATCAATCCCGTAACGTTCACCGATGTCGAAGAAATCCTCAATGGAAAAGAGTCGTTTGAGCATGAGCGGGAAGATACCCTCATCCTGTTTAACGCCCAGAATCAGGCCAGCGGTTAGTGGAAATGACGTGACGCAGCGACGTATTCGCTACAGAGATCGTTATTCACCTTATCATTGCGTAGCGAGCGCATCAATAAGACTGATAACTATTCTCATTGAAATGCATTCTAAATCCTGAACACCTTAGTTAGCGTAGGGAAGGTTCTTTGGCTGGCATCAGAAATCATGCTGAGGTATCAGTGAACGCCGAGTGAGCGACAGGACGTCGCGAAAGCCAGTGCCGCGTAGGGAACGCGTCACTGGCGGCTCGATAAGCGTTCAATGATTCCGAAGGCACCGCGTAGCGGCAGGATTTCAGCCAATAGCCTGGGTACATAGGGCAAGCGGCGTTTGAGCTGCCCTATGTCGGGCGTGGCGCTAGTGTCACAGAGAAAAATGTGGCTTATCACGCACGAAACGCCCACCCTGCAATACATAATTCAGACAACACTATCAGTAAGTCACTTACTCAATTCCTTAATCCGCATCATAGCCTAGGTTTGGCGCTAACCAGCGCTCAACTTCACTAACGCTCATACCCTTACGTACCGCGTAATCCTCCACCTGATCGTGTTGGATTTGCGCGACGGCGAAGTATTTGCTGTCAGGATGGCTGAAATACCAGCCGGATACCGACGCACCCGGCCACATGGCATAAGATTCGGTGAGCTTCATGCCGGTATGCTTTTCTACATCCAACAACTGCCAGATTTGTGCTTTTTCAGTGTGGTCAGGGCAAGCCGGATAACCTGGCGCAGGACGAATCCCCTGATAATTCTCACGAATCAGCAGCTCATTACTCAAATTCTCATTCGGCGCATAGCCCCAGTACACCTTGCGCACACGCTCATGCAGGTATTCTGCAAAGGCTTCCGCCAGACGGTCAGAAATCGCCTTCACCATGATCTTGTTGTAATCATCGTGCTGCGCTTCCCACAGATCGGCCAACGTATCCTCTTCCAGCCCGCCGGTCACCGCAAACGCCCCAAGATAATCCGGTTTACCACTGGATTTCGGTGCCACAAAATCGGACAGACAGTAGTTCGGGAAGTCGGTTTTTTCCGTCTGTTGACGCAGGTGATGACTCACTGACAGCACCGTTTCGCGCCGCTCATCAGTATAAATCACCACGTCATCACCCACGCGGTTCGCCGGAAAGAGTCCCACCACGCCACGAGGGTTCAGCGCGCCGCGTGCAGACAAGTCGTCCAGCATCGCGTTGGCATCAGCAAACAGGCGCTTGGCCTCTTCACCTACCACCTCATCTTCCAGAATGCGGGGATATTTCCCCGCCAGCGACCAGGTCATAAAGAACGGCGTCCAGTCGATGTAATTACGCAGCGTTTCGATGCTGGCCGTGACTGCCTGCACGCCCAGACGATGCGCAACCGGCGGCGTATAGTTTTCCCAATCCAGATCCGAGGCGTTAGCGCGTGCAGCCTCTAATGTCACGGGCGGCGTTCTCGGTTTTTTACGCGCGTGCTGAATACGCACGGTTTCATACTCTTTACGGGTACGCGCAACGAAGTCGTCATACTGCGCACTGGACAGCAGAGCCGACACCACGCCAACAGAGCGTGAGGCATTCTGTACGTAGACCGTCGGGCCGCTATAATTCTGCTCAATCTTCACAGCGGTATGCGCTTTAGACGTCGTCGCGCCGCCAATCAGCAGCGGCAGCGTGAATCCCTGTCGCTCCATCTCTTTCGCCACGTTGACCATTTCATCCAGCGATGGGGTAATCAGCCCGGACAGCCCGATGATATCGACGTTCTCGTCACGCGCGGTCTTCAGGATCTTATCCGTCGGCACCATCACACCCAGATCGATAATTTCGTAGTTGTTACATTGCAGCACCACACCGACAATATTCTTGCCGATATCGTGGACGTCACCTTTTACCGTCGCCAGCAGGATCTTCCCGGCGGACGTACCTTTGGCTTTGCTGGCTTCAATGTAGGGCTGGAGATAAGCGACGGCCTGCTTCATCACGCGAGCGGATTTTACTACCTGCGGCAAAAACATTTTGCCCGCACCAAACAGATCGCCGACCACGTTCATGCCGTCCATCAGCGGGCCTTCGATCACCTCGATCGGCCGCGTCGCCTGCTGGCGCGCTTCTTCGGTATCCAGCTCGATAAATTCAGTAATGCCTTTAACCAGCGAATACTCCAGACGTTTCTTCACATCCCAGCCGCGCCACTCCGCCTGCGTTTTGCTACCTTCATCTTCCGTTTTGCTGCCGCGATATTTTTCCGCCAGATCGAGCATACGCTCGGTGGCATCGCTGCGACGGTTAAGGATCACATCCTCTACCGCATCGCGCAGTTCAACAGGGAGATCGTCATAGATCGCCAACTGGCTGGCGTTCACGATCCCCATATCCATCCCATTGCGGATCGCGTAATACAGGAAGACCGCGTGGATCGCCTCACGGACCAGATCGTTACCACGGAATGAGAAGGACACGTTAGACACGCCACCGGAGATCATTGCATGCGGTAATTGCGCCTTGATGTCCGCACAGGCTTCGATGAAATCCACCGCGTAGTTGTTGTGCTCATCGATCCCCGTCGCCACAGCGAAAATATTCGGATCGAAAATAATGTCTTCCGGTGGAAAGCCGACTTCTTCTGTCAGGATGCGGTACGCCCGGCTACAAATTTCAATTTTGCGCGCACGAGTGTCCGCCTGACCGACTTCATCAAATGCCATCACTACCACGGCTGCGCCATAGCGCCGCACCAGCTTAGCGTGATGGATAAAGGCCTCAACGCCTTCTTTCATGGAGATTGAGTTAACAATTCCTTTGCCCTGAATGCATTTAAGCCCCTTTTCAACCACATCCCATTTTGAGGAGTCGATCATGATCGGCACACGGGCGATATCAGGTTCACCGGCAATCAGATTCAGGAAGCGGATCATCGCCGCTTCCGCATCC includes these proteins:
- a CDS encoding AraC family transcriptional regulator; this translates as MLKRLFSIEDFFDIGERYGIDYHFPQLSSCRDRTKEKRIVVQGDVEEMTLSSGICLTNSNVRVLQPYESTSLHCCPFYTLVVLEGRVALRLNGKEFVVRSGMAFSTRLGDPLIMNASHLADCHLRTVSLGIFPTTFALDPLLGSLLNEWEQGGNPTFLWQVPGYLLSGLQHALENTEPGLSRQLMLEGVMLQLLGQGLSFGQRGGERRVLPPRGEQERLENVRRLLAQQPEKEYTLNELAQMAAMSPSSLRTKFRQAYGHSVFDYLRDCRLELARRYLVQGYSVQQAAWMSGYQHATNFATAFRRRYGMAPSDARMVS
- the metH gene encoding methionine synthase; this translates as MSNRIDELRRQLAQRIMVLDGGMGTMIQGYRLQEADYRGERFADWPSDVKGNNDLLVLTKPQVISEIHDAYLEAGADILETNTFNATTIAMADYDMEALSAEINTVAAQLARASADKWTALTPDKPRYVAGVLGPTNRTASISPDVNDPAFRNVSFDQLVDAYRESTRALIAGGVDLIMIETIFDTLNAKAASFAVESEFEALGIVLPVMISGTITDASGRTLSGQTTEAFYNSLRHSRPLSFGLNCALGPDELRQYVAELSRISECYVSAHPNAGLPNAFGEYDLDPADMAKHIGEWAQAGFLNIVGGCCGSTPAHIAAMAKVVEGVPPRKLPEIPVACRLSGLEPLNIDANTLFVNVGERTNVTGSARFKRLIKEEKYNEALDVARQQVESGAQIIDINMDEGMLDAEAAMIRFLNLIAGEPDIARVPIMIDSSKWDVVEKGLKCIQGKGIVNSISMKEGVEAFIHHAKLVRRYGAAVVVMAFDEVGQADTRARKIEICSRAYRILTEEVGFPPEDIIFDPNIFAVATGIDEHNNYAVDFIEACADIKAQLPHAMISGGVSNVSFSFRGNDLVREAIHAVFLYYAIRNGMDMGIVNASQLAIYDDLPVELRDAVEDVILNRRSDATERMLDLAEKYRGSKTEDEGSKTQAEWRGWDVKKRLEYSLVKGITEFIELDTEEARQQATRPIEVIEGPLMDGMNVVGDLFGAGKMFLPQVVKSARVMKQAVAYLQPYIEASKAKGTSAGKILLATVKGDVHDIGKNIVGVVLQCNNYEIIDLGVMVPTDKILKTARDENVDIIGLSGLITPSLDEMVNVAKEMERQGFTLPLLIGGATTSKAHTAVKIEQNYSGPTVYVQNASRSVGVVSALLSSAQYDDFVARTRKEYETVRIQHARKKPRTPPVTLEAARANASDLDWENYTPPVAHRLGVQAVTASIETLRNYIDWTPFFMTWSLAGKYPRILEDEVVGEEAKRLFADANAMLDDLSARGALNPRGVVGLFPANRVGDDVVIYTDERRETVLSVSHHLRQQTEKTDFPNYCLSDFVAPKSSGKPDYLGAFAVTGGLEEDTLADLWEAQHDDYNKIMVKAISDRLAEAFAEYLHERVRKVYWGYAPNENLSNELLIRENYQGIRPAPGYPACPDHTEKAQIWQLLDVEKHTGMKLTESYAMWPGASVSGWYFSHPDSKYFAVAQIQHDQVEDYAVRKGMSVSEVERWLAPNLGYDAD